One region of Aminobacterium colombiense DSM 12261 genomic DNA includes:
- a CDS encoding SIR2 family protein: protein MVKFNLVREIRELKNQLSYSKKYGFFFGAGTSCALGVPNIATLTTGVESALQDDQQANFKKIKDELDSIYPDKTINIEDILNQLRQIRSITGERGDKSYLDISGELATDLDNEICKQIYEIISKSEETVDLSNTKKFFAWLNMQNRDFSKEIFTSNYDLIIEKSLEAIRTPYFDGFVGSYEPFFWPESIDRFVEKSDLTQNWIRLWKIHGSFSWFWKKNSDCNPHNIVRVGKISDIKNLDNELVIYPSKEKYDSSQKQPFVAYFDRFKNFLLGGERLFIFTGYSFSDQHINEIAFNSLRQNNRLFILVFFYQDSEVEELYKVSSPFLNLTVFGPTKAIINGTLGEWEYKEDDLNQNDKSESYWDETNNCLKLGDFNHFINFLITNSGKKENIEVIASGQ from the coding sequence ATGGTCAAATTTAATCTCGTAAGAGAAATTCGAGAACTAAAGAACCAGCTCTCTTATTCTAAAAAATATGGCTTCTTTTTTGGGGCTGGTACATCTTGTGCTTTAGGAGTCCCCAATATAGCTACTTTGACAACAGGTGTAGAAAGCGCTCTACAAGATGACCAACAAGCTAATTTTAAGAAAATCAAAGATGAACTTGATTCTATATACCCAGACAAAACTATAAATATTGAAGACATTCTTAACCAGTTGCGGCAAATCAGATCAATAACTGGAGAAAGAGGTGATAAAAGTTATTTAGATATAAGTGGAGAATTAGCAACAGATCTTGATAATGAAATTTGCAAACAAATATATGAAATAATAAGCAAAAGCGAAGAGACTGTCGATCTTTCAAATACCAAGAAATTCTTTGCTTGGTTAAATATGCAGAACAGGGACTTTTCAAAAGAAATCTTCACATCCAATTATGATTTAATTATTGAGAAATCCTTAGAGGCAATACGTACCCCATACTTTGATGGATTCGTTGGATCTTATGAACCGTTTTTCTGGCCTGAAAGTATAGATAGATTTGTAGAAAAATCAGATTTAACACAGAATTGGATTCGGCTATGGAAGATACATGGTTCTTTTAGTTGGTTTTGGAAAAAAAATAGTGATTGCAATCCTCATAATATAGTCCGCGTTGGGAAAATCTCAGACATTAAAAATTTAGATAATGAGCTTGTTATTTATCCATCTAAGGAAAAATACGATTCTTCCCAAAAACAACCATTTGTCGCTTATTTTGATCGATTCAAAAATTTCCTCTTAGGCGGAGAACGTCTTTTTATCTTTACTGGATATTCATTTTCCGATCAGCATATCAACGAAATAGCATTCAATTCACTAAGACAAAATAATCGATTATTTATTTTGGTTTTCTTTTACCAAGATTCAGAAGTGGAGGAATTATATAAGGTATCCTCGCCATTTCTAAATTTGACTGTTTTTGGACCAACTAAAGCAATTATCAACGGAACACTTGGTGAATGGGAGTATAAAGAAGACGACTTGAACCAAAATGACAAATCAGAGAGTTATTGGGATGAGACAAATAATTGTTTAAAGCTCGGCGATTTTAATCATTTCATAAATTTCCTAATCACAAACTCCGGGAAAAAAGAAAACATCGAGGTAATTGCAAGTGGACAGTGA